Genomic DNA from Pelosinus sp. IPA-1:
TGTATCGTAAAAAAGTGTTGCTTTATTAATTATGTCTATGAATGAGTACATAAAATAGCAGGAATAATAGAACAAATGTCTAATGAGCTTATTAAGAGGATTTCTGGAGGTGGGTATGCGCGTAAAAGAATTAATGAAAAAACATATAGTAACGGTGTTACCTACGATGACATTACACCAAGCTGCAGTTGTTCTTAGCGCTGCTGGTGCAGATCAGGCCTTTGTTGTGAATAATGAAGGGCAATTCGTTGGTTTAATTAACCAGATGGGATTTATCAAGGCGTTAGCGAATAGGGATACAATGAAGAAGTCTGTCCAGGATATTATAACCAATAATGTTGTTTCCTTGTCCCCTACTAGGCGTATAAATAATGATTTGGAAGAACAGTTTTCGGTGCATCAGTGCAACTCATTTCCAGTCGTTGATGCACTGAATCGTCCATTAGGAATCTTGTGGCGGACAGATGTAGTTACCTATTTATCAGAGCAGTCACAATTTTTGGCAGAAGAGCTGCATGCCATTGTCGACTCTCTTTATAATGGAGTAACGGCTGTTAATTCCGAAGGAATTGTTACCTTATTTAATGCCGCTGCGGAAACCATTACAGGGCTAAATGCAGAGGTTGTCATTGGGCATCATGTTGATGATGTATTACCCAATACAGGTCTTAGCAGGGTTTTAGAGACTCGTTTAGCGGAAATCAATCAGCAGCAAAATATCGGTAACTGTAAAATAATTACCAACCGGTCTCCGATTCTCAGTCATAACAAGGTGATTGGATCTGTAGCCGTGTTTCAAGATATAACGGAACTGCAAAACGTAGCTGCGGAACTAGAAAATGTTAAAAGTTTAAAAAGTACATTAGAATCTGCTATTGAAAGTATTTTTGAGGGAATTGTAATCGTCAATCGCACTGGTAAAATCACAATGATTAATCAAGCCTATTGTGATTTTTTAGGTGTTGACCGGGCAAAAGTAATTGGAAAACCAGTTGTCGATATTATCCCTAATACTCGTATGCACGTTGTTGCCCAAGATGGTAAGGCTGAAATTACGGATATTCAACGCATCAACCAGCATAATTGTGTTGTTACCCGTATTCCTATTGTAAAAGATGGTGAAACAGTCGGGGCAGTAGGGAAAGTTGTTTTTAAAGATGTTAAGGATCTTAAAATATTATCGAATAAATTAAATAAGTTAGAACTTGAGGTAGAGTATTATAAGGAAGAGTTACGAAAAGTGTACGGTGGGAAATACACTTTTGAAAGCATTATTGGTGAAAACGAAAAGATGCAGTGGCTTAAATCCATCGCAGTAAAAGCAGCAAAAGGCAATTCCACGGTACTCATTTTAGGGGAAAGCGGCACTGGTAAAGAGGTATTTGCTCAGGCCATTCACAATGAAAGCAGAAGAAATAAAGGTGCTTTTATTAAGGTGAATTGTGCTGCCTTACCAGAAAACCTTCTAGAAACAGAATTGTTTGGTTATGATGAAGGTGCCTTTACGGGAGCTAAAAAGGGCGGGAAACCTGGGAAATTCGAATTGGCAAATGGAGGTACTATTTTTCTTGATGAGATTGGTGATATGCCAATTTCTATGCAGGTTAAGCTGCTTAGGGTATTGCAGGAAAGAGAATTCGAACGGGTCGGAGGGACGAAAACAATTTCCTTAGACCTACGAGTGATCGCTGCCACCAATCGGGATTTGACGAAGATGATTGAGCAAGGTGCTTTCCGTCAGGATTTGTACTATCGCTTAGATATTATATCTTTAGCCATTCCTCCTCTAAGGGAAAGAGTGGGAGATATACCAGCGTTATGTGATTTGCTGCTCAAAAAAATCAATAAGCAAGTACAGCATTGCGTTGAGGGAGTTTCTGAGGCAGCTTTAGGATTGCTAATGGATTATAGATGGCCGGGTAATGTTCGGGAGTTGGAAAACATTCTAGAGCGAGCAGTAAATTTAATCGATGAAGATGAGATTTTGATTAAACCAGAGCATTTGCCACCTATCGTCAAGAAAATTGGTAAAGTGAAAGAGCAAATGGAGAATGCCGATAATTTAGCGGACATGTTAGGTGATACAGAAAAACAAGCAATTTTAAAGGCATTAGAGGAAGCTGGTGGCAATAAGAGCAAAGCAGCTAAAAT
This window encodes:
- a CDS encoding sigma-54-dependent Fis family transcriptional regulator gives rise to the protein MRVKELMKKHIVTVLPTMTLHQAAVVLSAAGADQAFVVNNEGQFVGLINQMGFIKALANRDTMKKSVQDIITNNVVSLSPTRRINNDLEEQFSVHQCNSFPVVDALNRPLGILWRTDVVTYLSEQSQFLAEELHAIVDSLYNGVTAVNSEGIVTLFNAAAETITGLNAEVVIGHHVDDVLPNTGLSRVLETRLAEINQQQNIGNCKIITNRSPILSHNKVIGSVAVFQDITELQNVAAELENVKSLKSTLESAIESIFEGIVIVNRTGKITMINQAYCDFLGVDRAKVIGKPVVDIIPNTRMHVVAQDGKAEITDIQRINQHNCVVTRIPIVKDGETVGAVGKVVFKDVKDLKILSNKLNKLELEVEYYKEELRKVYGGKYTFESIIGENEKMQWLKSIAVKAAKGNSTVLILGESGTGKEVFAQAIHNESRRNKGAFIKVNCAALPENLLETELFGYDEGAFTGAKKGGKPGKFELANGGTIFLDEIGDMPISMQVKLLRVLQEREFERVGGTKTISLDLRVIAATNRDLTKMIEQGAFRQDLYYRLDIISLAIPPLRERVGDIPALCDLLLKKINKQVQHCVEGVSEAALGLLMDYRWPGNVRELENILERAVNLIDEDEILIKPEHLPPIVKKIGKVKEQMENADNLADMLGDTEKQAILKALEEAGGNKSKAAKILGIHRSGFYQKLQKYNIK